A window from Drosophila yakuba strain Tai18E2 chromosome 3L, Prin_Dyak_Tai18E2_2.1, whole genome shotgun sequence encodes these proteins:
- the LOC6533206 gene encoding zinc finger protein 99, whose translation MGHLDKCRVCSCDVARDDEAYNLLHHPYLAVKFSECTNIVVDPDDQDILPSEICSECYELLEKFHSFRALCIIADNKWRSKSLVTWKKIDRRQPVYEVDEDEDEELELEELLLEPPEMIICDSNLSAQNAQKIAEQAPPTLVWNTFIENVPNTPETEKKALEEPPLTTYKCDLCADEFREEKRLILHKKEHQGHMLYHCTEPGCEEAFNRFENLRQHELEHSEVGMRFVCEEEGCNRMYRHKASLKYHQSKAHDIGKPLKTHMCEFCGRVFKTGSALSQHRFTHGDQLVLPFACELPECTLRFYSAEKLKIHMMRHQGIKNFSCPYCGLKKTTKNELRLHINYHTLEKTWSCKDCPKVCNSSTSLKKHIRTIHEKARDYACNYCEKKFASPDTRKYHEMTHTGEKNFECQVCGKRFIQPSALRTHRKVHESGENQQTACALLQLSSMG comes from the exons ATGGGACACCTGGACAAATGTCGCGTATGCTCCTGCGATGTGGCTAGAGACGACGAGGCCTACAACTTACTACATCATCCATATCTCGCAGTCAAATTTTCCGAGTGCACAAATATAGTGGTGGATCCTGATGACCAGGATATTCTGCCCAGCGAAATATGCTCGGAGTGCTACGAGCTCCTGGAGAAGTTCCACTCCTTTCGAGCACTGTGCATTATAGCCGATAATAAATGGCGTTCCAAAAGTCTGGTAACTTGGAAGAAAATAGATCGCAGGCAACCCGTTTACGAGGTGGACGAagatgaggacgaggagctggagctggaggaacTGCTGTTGGAGCCGCCGGAGATGATCATATGCGATAGCAACTTGAGTGCACAGAATGCACAAAAAATCGCCGAACAGGCACCGCCGACCTTGGTATGGAATACCTTCATCGAAAATGTCCCGAATACCCCGGAAACGGAAAAGAAAGCTTTGGAA GAGCCCCCATTGACCACATACAAGTGCGACCTGTGCGCCGACGAGTTTCGCGAGGAAAAGCGCCTTATTCTTCACAAGAAGGAGCACCAGGGGCACATGCTGTATCATTGCACTGAGCCCGGATGCGAGGAAGCTTTCAATCGGTTTGAGAATCTAAGGCAACACGAGCTGGAGCACTCGGAAGTGGGCATGCGGTTTGTCTGCGAGGAGGAGGGCTGCAACAGGATGTACCGACACAAGGCTTCGCTGAAGTACCACCAGAGCAAGGCTCACGACATTGGCAAGCCTTTGAAGACCCATATGTGCGAGTTCTGTGGTCGGGTATTCAAGACTGGCTCAGCTCTTAGTCAGCATCGCTTCACACACGGCGACCAGCTGGTCTTGCCCTTTGCCTGCGAACTGCCGGAATGTACGTTGCGTTTCTATAGCGCGGAGAAGTTGAAGATTCACATGATGCGCCACCAGGGCATAAAAAACTTTAGCTGCCCCTACTGTGGTCTCAAGAAGACGACCAAGAACGAATTGCGACTGCATATCAACTATCATACTCTGGAGAAGACCTGGTCCTGCAAGGATTGCCCCAAAGTTTGCAACAGCTCAACGAGTCTTAAGAAACATATCCGCACAATCCACGAAAAAGCACGGGACTACGCCTGCAACTATTGCGAAAAGAAGTTCGCCTCACCCGACACGCGAAAGTACCACGAAATGACCCACACTGGCGAAAAGAACTTTGAGTGTCAGGTTTGTGGCAAGAGATTTATACAACCCTCTGCCTTGCGCACCCATCGCAAGGTGCACGAATCGGGGGAGAATCAGCAGACTGCTTGTGCTCTGTTGCAACTATCTAGTATGGGTTAA
- the LOC6533208 gene encoding vacuolar protein sorting-associated protein 8 homolog — protein sequence MSELKAPSLQSLLESERGSTDSLLAESLQLDFEDLDDAEFAIPPTDVLPTLEAVLSEFEADSDVASEFGMPVPHATPTPSIGEDSTIRTDGRGGGGSIMRYTLLHGISAQLSSAAERVNAGAASSCAVAAFIAIGTSHGHILNFDVTQTLRWAHQDKHGQGAVASLAFNADSTRLLAGYSRGLVAMLDTQTGDVLRELFDVITPNTGVLHVKWTSRSSLALCADAGGSVWSLSFTRKLGIRGCQSRCLFSGARGEVCAVEPLIMDAHGRHELDQYCIVALATLSKYFIVTVRPRLRVIKYHVLQGPPDCLPLLAWHLVLIQAADTSRSVDPVIVVGRGNQLFFHQLFVSNGRITLLYLRHVQLQGSLLSAHWLGPKCVASLDTAEILHLVDVRSSKELECMDMANAGLVYGSAQFKGLATGGNVSPAFALAGSNACYNSVVSRGTQLYVLGARSLHIIGVRTWSERISFLVKHHRWQEACQLALDGYIASVDRPRKRAQAKERIIMLFKEYIANSARAPDYCLGAIVNCLITVGELDLLWTQLWEKLHNSSTELFLQHISDHIEKETIHSVNPVISQALVDYWLEHSPVKLEQLILKLDWMCLDLNQVLKAVKKHRLYRAQIYLNTHALNDYTAALTELLPLVTPEETDLGNCLLVYVSSCLAGRGYPSGEIPVELVHQVKHDVLRCLTSQHSKENAGDELPYPYLRALLKFDTRETLNVISLAFQEQEFSNELGISHRKRIINLLLEIMSPENATWAEIGCLLNFIAQQISLQCLPRDRQLLERVLSHLAQEEIANESSRQHSERENAWHELLSSNCLAEISSDEEQLLLAEKARCYCVVEYLLEKLERYDTILDCYIRNEARHETMFAYMERHVATPKRSIYRQLKRHLRELLTINAKETTRLLALHYPDKIYELLDNLRREENLLYLFLKCLNDRKSKLDASQMELLLELYCKMESASTVEEFLRCNSGYRLEKAIAIAESHHLNRSVIYLYEKQESYAKAFELSMELLKSATGEEAAKEAQTISALLARSVETLPAPELERCWFALLQYILPHQELQSITKSLLHEASQHIDLHNLVQLIMNTHNVSSSFGDIKDLLMGMLDSSRHKTEALRASAAALCQDLHLEFVKRYQHAHRGLWVTTTKCSVCRQRLYDHSQVQIFGGCGHGIHEQCMEEAETQFEECPRCFAAIPDQSIGLPRPNKNLISISSSLEIGALQLKAPPRRFI from the exons ATGTCGGAGCTTAAGGCCCCGTCGCTGCAATCTCTGCTGGAATCGGAGCGCGGATCTACAGACAGTTTGCTGGCCGAATCCCTGCAGCTGGACTTCGAAGAT CTCGATGATGCGGAGTTTGCCATACCACCCACAGATGTGCTGCCCACTTTGGAGGCGGTGCTCAGTGAATTCGAGGCGGATTCGGATGTGGCCTCCGAATTTGGAATGCCGGTGCCCCATGCCACACCTACGCCTTCCATTGGCGAGGACTCCACAATCAGAACTGATGGCAGAGGTGGTGGCGGATCTATAATGAGGTACACCCTCCTGCATGGCATCTCTGCGCAGCTTTCCTCAGCAGCGGAACGTGTTAATGCCGGAGCAGCCAGTTCCTGTGCCGTGGCCGCATTCATAGCCATCGGGACATCACATGGACACATTTTGAACTTCGATGTAACCCAAACCCTTAGGTGGGCCCATCAGGACAAGCATGGACAGGGTGCGGTGGCCAGTTTGGCCTTCAATGCGGACTCCACGCGGCTTTTGGCCGGTTACTCTAGAGGATTGGTTGCCATGCTGGACACTCAAACGGGTGATGTGCTCCGGGAGCTGTTCGATGTCATAACGCCAAACACCGGCGTACTGCATGTCAAATGGACCTCCAGATCGTCACTGGCCTTGTGTGCGGATGCCGGCGGATCAGTGTGGTCTCTTAGTTTCACCCGAAAGCTGGGCATCCGCGGCTGCCAATCCAGATGCCTCTTTTCCGGCGCTCGTGGAGAGGTCTGCGCCGTGGAACCTCTAATAATGGATGCTCATGGGCGCCATGAATTGGATCAGTACTGCATTGTGGCTCTGGCAACGTTATCAAAGTATTTCATCGTAACTGTCCGACCAAGATTGAGGGTCATAAAATACCATGTGCTCCAGGGACCTCCAGATTGCTTGCCTCTCCTCGCCTGGCATTTAGTACTCATTCAAGCGGCAGATACCTCCCGCTCCGTGGATCCCGTGATTGTGGTGGGCCGCGGCAATCAATTATTCTTTCACCAACTGTTTGTCTCAAATGGACGGATCACTCTTCTATATCTACGTCATGTTCAGCTGCAGGGAAGTCTCCTCTCCGCTCACTGGCTGGGACCAAAGTGTGTGGCCTCATTGGACACGGCGGAAATACTTCATCTGGTGGATGTGCGATCCAGCAAGGAACTAGAATGTATGGATATGGCCAACGCAGGACTGGTCTACGGATCTGCGCAATTTAAAGGTTTAGCCACTGGCGGAAATGTGTCACCTGCATTCGCTTTAGCTGGCTCAAATGCATGTTATAACTCTGTGGTTTCAAGAGGAACCCAGCTGTACGTTTTGGGGGCCAGATCCCTGCACATAATTGGAGTAAGGACTTGGTCGGAGAGAATTAGCTTTCTG GTAAAACACCATCGGTGGCAGGAAGCCTGTCAACTGGCACTAGATGGCTACATTGCCTCTGTGGATCGCCCAAGGAAACGTGCCCAAGCCAAGGAGCGTATCATCATGCTCTTTAAGGAATACATCGCCAATTCCGCCCGGGCACCAGACTATTGCCTCGGTGCCATTGTCAACTGCTTGATCACCGTGGGTGAACTGGATCTTCTGTGGACGCAGCTGTGGGAAAAGTTGCACAACAGCAGTACTGAACTCTTCTTGCAGCACATTTCCGATCACATAGAAAAGGAAACGATACATAGTGTCAATCCCGTGATATCCCAGGCTTTGGTGGATTACTGGCTGGAACACTCACCTGTCAAACTTGAACAGCTTATCCTTAAGCTGGATTGGATGTGCCTGGATCTCAACCAGGTACTTAAGGCTGTGAAGAAGCACCGCCTGTATAGGGCCCAAATCTACCTCAACACCCACGCTTTGAACGATTATACGGCGGCGCTGACTGAACTTCTACCACTGGTGACCCCTGAGGAGACTGATTTGGGGAATTGCCTGCTGGTCTACGTGTCCAGTTGTCTGGCGGGAAGGGGCTATCCCAGCGGCGAAATACCCGTGGAGCTGGTGCATCAAGTCAAACACGATGTCCTGCGTTGTCTGACCTCCCAGCATTCCAAGGAGAATGCCGGAGATGAGCTGCCCTATCCCTATCTCAGAGCTCTGCTCAAGTTCGATACTCGGGAGACCCTAAACGTTATATCGCTGGCGTTCCAGGAACAAGAGTTCAGCAACGAGCTGGGAATCTCGCATCGCAAAAGGATTATCAATCTGCTGCTGGAAATCATGTCGCCCGAGAATGCAACG TGGGCGGAGATTGGCTGCCTGCTGAACTTCATTGCTCAGCAGATTTCGTTGCAATGCCTGCCGCGGGATAGACAGCTTTTGGAACGAGTTTTGAGCCACTTGGCGCAGGAGGAAATTGCCAACGAAAGCAGCCGCCAACACTCCGAACGAGAGAATGCATGGCACGAGCTACTATCCTCCAACTGCCTGGCAGAGATCAGCAGCGATGAGGAGCAGCTGCTCTTGGCAGAGAAGGCGCGGTGCTATTGTGTAGTGGAGTATCTACTGGAGAAGCTTGAGCGATACGATACCATCCTGGATTGTTACATTCGAAACGAAGCCAGGCACGAAACTATGTTTGCTTATATGGAACGCCATGTAGCCACACCAAAGAGAAGCATTTACCGACAGTTGAAAAGGCATCTAAGGGAGCTGCTAACGATCAATGCCAAGGAAACCACTCGCTTGCTGGCCCTGCACTATCCAGACAAGATTTATGAGCTTTTAGATAACCTGAGAAGAGAGGAGAATTTGTTATATCTGTTTCTCAAGTGCCTCAATGATCGTAAAAGCAAATTGGACGCCAGTCAAATGGAGTTACTACTGGAACTGTATTGTAAAATGGAATCGGCGTCTACTGTCGAGGAATTCCTTCGCTGCAATTCGGGTTATCGCTTGGAGAAGGCCATTGCCATAGCTGAAAGCCATCACCTTAACCGATCTGTGATTTATCTGTATGAAAAGCAAGAGAGCTATGCGAAAGCCTTTGAGTTGTCCATGGAACTGCTCAAGTCCGCTACCGGCGAGGAAGCTGCCAAGGAGGCACAGACCATTTCGGCTCTTTTGGCTCGGTCTGTGGAAACGTTACCAGCTCCGGAACTGGAGCGCTGTTGGTTCGCACTTTTGCAATATATTCTGCCGCATCAGGAACTTCAGTCCATTACCAAATCTCTGCTGCACGAGGCCTCGCAGCATATCGATCTGCACAATTTGGTTCAATTGATTATGAATACCCACAATGTGTCAAGTAGTTTTGGTGACATAAAGGATCTTCTAATGGGCATGCTGGATAGTTCGAGGCACAAAACGGAGGCTTTGCGCgcatctgctgctgccttgTGTCAAGATCTTCACCTGGAGTTTGTAAAGCGGTATCAGCACGCGCATCGTGGACTTTGGGTGACCACCACAAAGTGTTCCGTGTGCCGCCAAAGGCTGTACGATCACAGCCAGGTTCAGATCTTTGGCGGATGTGGACATGGTATACACGAGCAGTGCATGGAGGAGGCGGAGACTCAGTTTGAAGAATGTCCACGGTGCTTTGCGGCCATTCCAGACCAAAGTATTGGTTTGCCGCGGCCAAACAAAAATCTAATCAGCATTTCCTCGTCCCTGGAAATTGGTGCCTTGCAGCTAAAGGCACCACCCAGGCGATTTATTTAG
- the LOC6533207 gene encoding regulator of MON1-CCZ1 complex: MDNSNGIHYIELSPNPIRFDAVSQLTNVFFDDSNKQIFAVRSGGATGVVVKGPGSPDDIVISFCMSDRGGAIRSIKFSPDNQILAVQRKENSVEFICFQGDQPLLQDIITHQVKTMIHGFVWVHNREVALISNTGVEVYTVVPEKRQVRSVKSLSIGIKWFAWCCDANVALLCTSEGNTLIPVLVKQKVITKLPKVDMGNPSRDVQESKVTLGQVYGVLAVLILQSNSTTGLMEVEVHLLNGPGLAPRKCHVLRLSLLGRFAINTVDNLIVVHHQASGTSLLFDISLPGEVINEITYHTPITPGRSIKPFGLKLPSLSPDGQILQCELYSTHWVLFQPNIVIDAKLGCMWFLNLCIEPLCQLISDRIRLTEFLLQRSSGKQVLLKVVGQLVDDQYKGTLLPVLETVFSRINKIYASWVQLELQNQTAQPSNVKTTTLKQSTPPIVLIEQLDMVQIFQRIARRPYTESILMLYLQSLNKFNIAAQEELSKMIISELISNRSFDTLRRLVSYSMLLESKSVACFLLSHSNVDTAISQVAIDMLGRIEAHEIIIEVMLGQGKVIDALRLAKNSMGLDKVPARKFLEAAHKTKDDLIFHSVFRFFQMRNLKLYETLSFPKAEQCTEFIQHYNNTFPAENSTRQPIS, from the exons ATGGATAATTCCAATGGAATCCACTACATTGAGCTATCCCCAAATCCCATACGATTTGATGCTGTGAGCCAGCTAACCAATGTGTTCTTCGATGACTCCAACAAACAG ATATTTGCTGTTCGATCTGGAGGCGCTACTGGTGTGGTGGTTAAGGGACCCGGATCCCCCGACGATATCGTCATCTCCTTTTGCATGAGCGACCGTGGCGGTGCCATAAGGTCCATCAAGTTCTCGCCGGACAACCAAATCCTGGCCGTTCAGCGAAAGGAGAACTCCGTGGAGTTCATATGTTTTCAGGGAGATCAGCCTCTGCTGCAGGATATCATTACCCACCAGGTGAAGACCATGATCCATGGCTTTGTGTGGGTCCACAATCGAGAGGTGGCCCTGATATCGAATACTGGCGTGGAGGTCTACACCGTAGTTCCTGAGAAGCGACAGGTGCGCTCCGTGAAATCGCTGAGCATTGGCATCAAGTGGTTCGCCTGGTGCTGCGATGCCAATGTGGCTCTGCTCTGCACCAGCGAGGGAAACACTCTGATTCCGGTCCTGGTCAAGCAGAAAGTCATCACCAAGCTGCCCAAAGTGGACA TGGGCAATCCAAGTCGCGATGTACAGGAGAGCAAGGTTACCTTGGGACAAGTGTACGGCGTGCTGGCTGTTCTTATCCTTCAGTCGAATAGCACCACCGGACTGATGGAAGTCGAGGTGCACTTGCTCAATGGCCCGGGCTTGGCCCCACGAAAGTGCCATGTTCTTCGCTTGAGTCTGTTAGGGCGCTTCGCCATTAATACGGTGGATAATCTGATTGTGGTGCACCATCAAGCGTCGGGCACTTCGCTGCTATTCGACATTTCCCTTCCCGGAGAGGTGATCAATGAAATAACCTATCACACACCCATAACTCCAGGGCGCTCCATTAAACCCTTTGGTTTGAAGCTGCCTTCCCTTTCGCCTGATGGACAAATCTTGCAGTGCGAGTTAT ATTCCACACACTGGGTACTGTTCCAGCCCAATATCGTAATCGATGCCAAGTTGGGCTGCATGTGGTTTTTGAACCTCTGCATTGAACCATTGTGCCAACTGATTTCGGATCGCATTCGACTTACGGAGTTCCTGCTGCAGCGCAGCAGTGGCAAACAGGTGCTTTTAAAAGTCGTTGGGCAGTTAGTAGACGATCAGTACAAGGGAACTCTGTTGCCAGTCCTAGAGACCGTCTTCAGTCGTATTAACAAGATCTACGC GTCTTGGGTGCAGTTGGAGCTGCAGAATCAAACTGCACAGCCATCGAACGTAAAAACTACTACCCTTAAACAGAGCACACCGCCCATCGTGCTCATCGAGCAACTGGATATGGTGCAGATCTTTCAGCGCATAGCTCGCCGGCCGTACACGGAATCCATATTGATGCTGTACCTGCAATCCCTGAACAAGTTCAACATTGCCGCCCAGGAGGAGCTGAGCAAGATGATCATAAGCGAGCTGATCTCCAATCGCAGCTTCGACACCTTGCGACGCTTGGTCAGCTATTCAATGCTGCTGGAATCCAAGTCGGTGGCTTGCTTCTTACTGTCTCATTCAAATGTGGATACGGCGATATCACAGGTGGCCATTGATATGCTGGGGAGGATTGAAGCACATGAA atCATCATTGAAGTGATGCTGGGTCAAGGCAAAGTTATCGATGCCCTAAGGCTAGCTAAAAACTCAATGGGCCTGGATAAAGTGCCAGCTCGCAAGTTTCTGGAGGCGGCTCATAAGACAAAAGATGATCTAATATTCCACAGCGTGTTCCGCTTCTTCCAAATGAGAAACCTGAAACTTTATGAGACCCTGTCTTTTCCCAAGG CTGAACAATGCACGGAATTTATACAGCACTATAACAACACTTTTCCTGCTGAAAACTCTACCAGACAGCCTATAAGCTAA